From the Fulvia fulva chromosome 2, complete sequence genome, one window contains:
- a CDS encoding Lactonohydrolase oryL yields MVRYMLGSSLGCWEAVRVIYLTALAALLFTSKVKSQAAQPCAGYEDDTNIVCINKYASVLPLPFDRPSFTTGADPAEDNFINTEVPADPSFSLIKNASFLVYNDIGLSLLGPKPIIEKMFTTRNDSIHEASVYVPGLNVIIFSQPHQGVYQQQLINLNHTPPPTIETYTTTPPIYAVNGAKLHQNHIYCASEASYPFPSPTPPATLPSKPQASTVSTPPQPRQKPS; encoded by the exons ATGGTACGGTACATGCTGGGGTCCAGTCTTGGCTGCTGGGAAGCGGTCAG GGTGATATATCTTACGGCTTTGGCAGCGCTGCTGTTCACCTCGAAAGTCAAATCACAAGCTGCACAGCCATGTGCGGGCTACGAGGATGATACCAACATAGTCTGCATCAACAAATACGCATCGGTCCTCCCCCTCCCCTTCGACAGACCCTCCTTCACAACCGGTGCGGATCCCGCAGAAGATAACTTCATCAACACTGAAGTCCCTGCAGACCCATCCTTCAGCCTCATCAAGAATGCCTCCTTCCTGGTGTACAATGATATTGGTCTCTCTCTTCTCGGTCCAAAGCCTATCATTGAGAAAATGTTCACAACCCGCAACGACAGCATCCACGAAGCATCCGTCTACGTTCCCGGTCTGAATGTCATCATCTTCTCCCAGCCGCACCAGGGCGTATATCAGCAACAACTCATCAACCTGAACCACACGCCCCCGCCTACCATCGAGACCTACACAACAACCCCACCAATCTACGCCGTCAACGGCGCAAAACTGCACCAAAACCACATCTACTGCGCGAGCGAAGCGAGCTACCCCTTCCCCTCCCCCACACCACCGGCGACCCTACCCTCCAAACCCCAGGCCTCCACCGTCTCAACCCCTCCACAACCGCGACAGAAACCCTCCTAA